A genomic region of Desulfomicrobium escambiense DSM 10707 contains the following coding sequences:
- a CDS encoding STAS domain-containing protein codes for MFSYSVDNVQGRPVVRLVGDLTLEHSRDILSELLASLSAHSDITIDLGESTKSDLSFFLILYALLKHPTANIRFARVPGHLFDNAETIGADDLMKELSTRMENNT; via the coding sequence GTGTTTTCCTATTCTGTCGACAATGTTCAGGGCCGCCCTGTCGTAAGGCTCGTTGGAGATCTCACGCTGGAGCATTCCAGGGATATCCTTTCGGAACTGCTGGCCAGCCTGTCCGCGCACAGCGACATAACGATCGATCTGGGAGAGTCGACGAAAAGCGATCTCTCCTTTTTCCTGATTCTGTACGCCCTGCTCAAGCATCCGACCGCAAACATCAGATTTGCGCGCGTGCCCGGGCATCTTTTCGACAACGCCGAGACCATCGGGGCGGACGATCTCATGAAGGAGCTCTCGACCCGTATGGAGAATAACACATGA
- a CDS encoding sigma 54-interacting transcriptional regulator: MPIKLHLVFRDRVGIVADLSRRIADRMFNIVSMEVDRVDDLAHVYVEVENREADAAPTDLAQALADIPGLTSSRPIDTLPQEEQARRLRVVLDNIADWVIAVDAAGRVTTMNAVACEILGLEQDEVLGGDLRELGLSDASILEGLQGREWADVKKTLVTPSGRFQYFATCRPIRDGDGHIIGAVEIARDMQEIRMLARSISEPSQISFSDIVGQDQAINNLIGYAQLIAATDSIVCIRGASGTGKELFARAMHTASRRPGPFVPINCAALPEHLLESELFGYVGGAFTGGLKDGKAGLFEVAGEGTVFLDEIGDMPLSSQAKLLRVMQDHCVRRIGGSREIPIRARIITATNRNLEKMVEDGSFRQDLYYRINVLPIHIPPLQERPGDIGLLAEHFLFTLASRMGRPAKAIGPEGLAKLRAHHWPGNVRELKNVMDRAAILCPDDVIGERFVILAHELGDRVPGQAAPDVRPEPGQALKTQLDRLEKDILEVALKRARSVRKAAQTLGLSHTAILNKIKKHGLRVTRPLRVE; this comes from the coding sequence ATGCCCATCAAGCTCCACCTCGTCTTCCGCGATCGCGTCGGCATCGTCGCCGACCTGTCGCGGCGCATCGCCGACCGCATGTTCAACATCGTGTCCATGGAAGTGGACCGCGTGGACGACCTGGCCCATGTCTACGTGGAGGTCGAGAACCGCGAGGCCGACGCCGCCCCGACGGACCTGGCGCAGGCCCTGGCCGACATCCCGGGGCTGACCAGCTCGCGGCCCATCGACACCCTGCCCCAGGAGGAACAGGCCCGCAGACTGCGCGTGGTCCTGGACAACATCGCCGACTGGGTCATCGCCGTGGACGCCGCGGGGCGCGTCACGACCATGAACGCCGTGGCCTGCGAGATCCTGGGCCTGGAGCAGGACGAGGTCCTGGGGGGCGACCTGCGCGAACTGGGCCTGTCCGACGCATCCATCCTCGAAGGCCTGCAGGGCCGCGAGTGGGCGGACGTGAAGAAGACCCTGGTCACGCCGTCGGGACGGTTCCAGTACTTCGCCACCTGCCGCCCCATCCGCGACGGCGACGGGCACATCATCGGCGCCGTGGAGATCGCCCGGGACATGCAGGAAATCCGCATGCTGGCCCGCAGCATCTCCGAGCCCTCCCAGATCAGTTTTTCGGACATCGTCGGCCAGGACCAGGCCATCAACAACCTCATCGGCTACGCCCAGCTCATCGCGGCCACGGACTCCATCGTCTGCATCCGCGGCGCCTCGGGCACGGGCAAGGAGCTCTTCGCCCGGGCCATGCACACGGCCAGCCGCCGCCCCGGCCCCTTCGTGCCCATCAACTGCGCGGCCCTGCCCGAGCATCTGCTGGAAAGCGAACTCTTCGGCTACGTCGGCGGCGCCTTCACGGGCGGCCTCAAGGACGGCAAGGCCGGACTCTTCGAGGTGGCCGGGGAGGGCACGGTCTTTCTCGACGAGATCGGAGACATGCCGCTGTCCTCCCAGGCCAAGCTCCTGCGCGTCATGCAGGACCACTGCGTGCGCCGCATCGGCGGGTCGAGGGAGATCCCCATCCGGGCCCGGATCATCACGGCCACCAACCGCAACCTGGAAAAGATGGTCGAGGACGGCTCCTTCCGCCAGGACCTCTACTACCGCATCAACGTCCTGCCCATCCACATCCCGCCCCTGCAGGAGCGCCCCGGCGATATCGGCCTGCTGGCCGAGCACTTCCTCTTCACCCTGGCCTCGCGCATGGGCCGGCCGGCCAAGGCCATCGGGCCCGAGGGCCTGGCCAAGCTGCGCGCCCACCACTGGCCGGGCAACGTGCGCGAGCTCAAGAACGTCATGGACCGCGCGGCCATCCTCTGCCCCGACGACGTCATCGGCGAGCGCTTCGTCATCCTGGCCCACGAACTGGGCGACCGCGTCCCCGGCCAGGCCGCGCCAGACGTGCGCCCCGAACCCGGGCAAGCCTTGAAGACGCAGTTGGACAGGCTGGAAAAGGACATTCTGGAGGTGGCCCTGAAGCGCGCCCGCAGCGTGCGCAAGGCCGCCCAAACCCTCGGCCTGTCCCACACGGCCATCCTGAACAAGATCAAGAAGCACGGCCTGCGGGTGACGCGGCCCCTGCGCGTGGAATAG
- a CDS encoding sigma-54-dependent transcriptional regulator, with the protein MNLYPAHPVLLVDDEEEILTSLRITLALAGITNTILCPDGSAALDMARGQEIEAALLDVLMPGRKGDEILEGLLNVQPDLPVIMVTGVDDVDLAVSCMRKGAYDYIRKPADPERIVSALTRAFELRTMRRERRNLSAGFLNPAPPKSEAFSELVTHSPAMLRIFQYCEAIAASPEPVLITGETGVGKELLARAIHVASARKGEFVAVNVAGLDDQAFSDTLFGHVRGAFTGADRARGGFMERAAGGTLFLDEIGDLPLQAQIKLLRVLQEREFYPIGSDRPKPLTARIISATNRSEGELSDTQRFRSDFYFRIATHSLTIPPLRHRPEDIALLTDHFLAQAARTYGHEIEMPSRWLELLRKYAFPGNIRELRAMILDAAGRSRNGQLCLDALAEKLSPAQPARRCAMPDQMFSGFLELPTLQEGSEALVAEAMKRAGGNQRRAAMLLGITPQALNSRLKRRSSSPA; encoded by the coding sequence ATGAATCTGTATCCCGCACATCCCGTCCTCCTGGTGGACGATGAAGAGGAAATCCTGACCAGCCTGAGAATCACGCTTGCCCTGGCCGGAATCACGAACACCATCCTCTGCCCCGACGGTTCGGCGGCGCTGGACATGGCCAGGGGACAGGAAATCGAGGCGGCTCTCCTGGATGTGCTCATGCCCGGACGCAAGGGCGACGAAATCCTCGAAGGGCTCCTGAACGTCCAGCCCGACCTGCCGGTGATCATGGTCACCGGCGTCGACGACGTGGATCTCGCCGTTTCCTGCATGCGCAAAGGCGCCTACGATTACATCCGCAAACCCGCCGACCCGGAGCGCATCGTTTCGGCCCTGACCAGGGCCTTCGAACTTCGCACCATGCGCCGGGAGCGCCGCAACCTTTCCGCCGGGTTCCTGAACCCGGCGCCGCCCAAGTCCGAAGCGTTCAGCGAACTCGTCACGCACAGTCCGGCCATGCTGCGCATCTTCCAGTACTGCGAGGCCATCGCCGCAAGCCCGGAACCGGTCCTCATCACGGGGGAAACCGGGGTGGGCAAGGAGCTTCTGGCCAGGGCCATCCACGTTGCCAGCGCCCGCAAGGGAGAGTTCGTGGCCGTCAATGTGGCCGGACTCGACGACCAGGCCTTCTCCGACACGCTCTTCGGCCATGTCCGGGGGGCGTTCACCGGCGCGGACCGGGCTCGAGGCGGGTTCATGGAGCGGGCTGCTGGCGGCACGCTTTTTCTCGATGAAATCGGCGACCTGCCCCTGCAGGCCCAGATCAAGCTGTTGCGCGTCCTGCAGGAACGGGAATTCTACCCCATTGGCTCGGACCGTCCCAAACCCCTGACCGCCAGAATCATTTCGGCGACCAACCGATCTGAGGGCGAGTTGAGCGACACGCAACGCTTCCGCTCGGACTTCTATTTCCGCATCGCAACCCATTCCCTGACCATCCCGCCCTTGCGGCACCGCCCCGAAGACATCGCCCTTCTGACGGATCACTTTCTGGCCCAAGCCGCCCGGACGTACGGCCACGAGATCGAAATGCCCTCCCGCTGGCTCGAACTCCTTCGGAAGTACGCATTTCCCGGCAACATCCGAGAGTTGCGCGCCATGATCCTCGACGCGGCGGGAAGGTCCCGCAATGGCCAGCTCTGCCTGGACGCCCTGGCCGAGAAATTGTCCCCAGCCCAGCCCGCACGGCGCTGCGCCATGCCGGATCAGATGTTTTCAGGCTTTCTGGAGCTGCCCACCCTGCAGGAAGGCTCGGAGGCCCTTGTCGCCGAAGCGATGAAACGCGCCGGCGGCAATCAGCGGCGGGCGGCCATGCTTCTCGGCATCACGCCGCAGGCCCTGAACTCGCGCCTCAAACGCCGGTCGTCCTCCCCGGCATAA
- a CDS encoding hybrid sensor histidine kinase/response regulator, with translation MITSQLMNEGAKQSRRSILIIEDEEFIRLTVADHLKDSGHGVDEAASGEEGLRLLDTDRHETVLLDLRLGDMDGHAILAGIRERSAEIPVIIVSGAGDMHDVIKALRAGASDFLTKPILDFALLDLALEKAWERLDLLRERREYAHELEKRVLERTAELAETNSRLQESEALFRQLVENIKEIFWLQQLDPPRMLYVSKACEDILGITEGVILADIKNLADRIHPDDHARAWDFFRLKTLENPVDEYFKFIRPDGEIRWLRSKIFPIANADGAATRVAGITEDITERIASAEREKASQRQLIQADKLISLGTLAAGVAHEINNPNHLLRLNARAMDRIWSLLRGQLDESIPEISTISIGGMTMGELDAEIPRLLGGMIGASDRIRDIVQHMKDFARPDSVGTDLPVNVGGVLNDAISLLHNKLKNATDHLEIDIEEDLPPVLGNYQRLEQVFINLIMNAAEALPDKNAGIHVRLRMKNPRQMELTVRDEGTGIPAEVMEHIFDPFFTTKRDCGGLGLGLAISKTIIDSHGGNLSFEPAENGGTLARLTLPTTEKDA, from the coding sequence ATGATAACAAGCCAACTCATGAACGAAGGCGCCAAACAATCCCGACGATCCATCCTCATCATCGAAGACGAGGAGTTCATCCGCCTGACCGTCGCCGACCATCTCAAAGACAGCGGGCACGGCGTCGACGAGGCCGCAAGCGGTGAGGAAGGGCTGCGACTGCTTGATACGGATCGTCACGAAACCGTGCTTCTCGACTTGCGGCTCGGCGACATGGACGGGCACGCCATCCTGGCCGGAATCCGGGAGCGATCCGCCGAAATCCCGGTCATCATCGTTTCCGGAGCCGGCGACATGCACGATGTCATCAAGGCGCTGCGCGCGGGGGCGTCGGACTTTCTGACCAAGCCGATCCTTGATTTCGCCCTGCTCGATCTGGCCCTGGAAAAGGCCTGGGAGCGGCTCGACCTCCTGCGGGAGCGCCGCGAGTACGCCCACGAGCTGGAGAAAAGGGTTCTCGAACGGACTGCCGAGCTGGCGGAAACCAACAGCAGACTGCAGGAAAGCGAAGCGCTCTTTCGCCAACTTGTGGAAAATATAAAGGAAATATTCTGGCTCCAGCAACTTGACCCCCCTCGCATGCTCTATGTCAGCAAGGCCTGCGAAGACATTCTCGGCATAACCGAGGGCGTCATCCTGGCGGACATCAAGAACCTGGCCGACCGCATTCATCCCGACGACCATGCGCGGGCATGGGACTTCTTCCGGCTCAAGACCCTGGAAAACCCTGTCGATGAATACTTCAAGTTCATCAGGCCCGACGGGGAGATCCGTTGGCTCCGATCCAAGATTTTTCCCATCGCCAACGCCGACGGGGCGGCCACCCGCGTCGCCGGCATCACCGAAGACATCACCGAACGCATCGCCTCGGCCGAAAGGGAAAAGGCCAGCCAGCGCCAGCTCATCCAGGCGGACAAGCTGATCTCCCTCGGCACGCTCGCGGCGGGCGTGGCCCATGAAATCAACAACCCCAATCATCTCCTGCGCTTGAATGCCCGGGCAATGGACCGGATCTGGAGCCTGCTCCGCGGTCAGCTTGATGAATCGATCCCCGAAATATCCACCATCTCCATCGGCGGCATGACCATGGGAGAGCTCGATGCGGAAATCCCGCGCCTGCTGGGCGGAATGATCGGAGCCTCGGACCGCATCCGCGACATTGTCCAGCACATGAAGGATTTCGCCCGGCCGGACTCCGTGGGCACCGACCTGCCGGTCAACGTGGGAGGGGTCCTGAACGACGCCATTTCCCTGCTGCACAACAAGCTCAAGAACGCGACCGACCACCTGGAGATCGACATCGAGGAGGATCTGCCGCCAGTGCTGGGCAACTATCAACGACTGGAGCAGGTCTTCATCAATCTCATCATGAACGCCGCCGAAGCCCTCCCGGACAAGAATGCAGGCATCCATGTCCGCCTGCGCATGAAAAACCCGCGCCAAATGGAACTGACCGTCCGAGACGAAGGGACCGGCATCCCCGCGGAGGTGATGGAACACATCTTCGACCCCTTCTTCACTACCAAGCGCGACTGCGGCGGGCTCGGACTCGGCCTTGCCATCAGCAAGACCATCATCGACTCCCATGGCGGAAACCTCAGCTTCGAACCGGCGGAAAACGGCGGAACCCTGGCACGGCTGACTCTGCCGACAACGGAGAAGGACGCATGA
- a CDS encoding methyl-accepting chemotaxis protein has product MQWFIDMRIMNKLLLSFGIILSIMAGLGWFASIQMAEVNDKSTEISHNWLPSVQACGELNAMIREVRIAEYGHVISEDEKNMAEFEKRIEQYTATMQHVRSEYEKLPSLEEESRLYKEFEQHWDLYMKEHVTVMALSRDMQTQEAIKAMRGASRTEYYAAKEALDKIIQIQKSASDAASAEGDAIYAHSRTSIIVANVAAIIAGFLLAFLVARIITRQLGTEPGVIASVADRVAGGDLTVSFGDTARHIGVYADIKRMCERLREIVAEVQSASENVASGSEEMSASAEQLSQGSTEQAASVEEVSSSMEQMASNIRQNADNAAQTEKIALKAAQDADVSGRTVVQAVDAMKKIAEKISIVEEIARQTNLLALNAAIEAARAGEHGKGFAVVAAEVRKLAERSGSAAAEISDLSSSTVTVADQAGQMLVKLVPDIQRTAELVQEISAASNEQNAGAEQINKALQQLDQVIQQNASASEEMASTSEELSSQAEQLQSTIGFFRLGTGSAKVVRQAPRRSTPQTARKAPKALVARTPASGLALDMGRDDEDDEFERF; this is encoded by the coding sequence ATGCAATGGTTCATCGACATGCGCATCATGAACAAGCTTTTACTCTCGTTTGGCATCATCCTGTCCATCATGGCAGGCCTTGGATGGTTTGCAAGCATCCAAATGGCCGAGGTCAATGACAAGTCAACGGAGATAAGCCACAACTGGCTCCCCAGCGTTCAGGCCTGCGGCGAACTCAATGCGATGATCCGCGAGGTCCGCATCGCTGAATATGGGCATGTCATTTCTGAAGACGAAAAGAATATGGCTGAATTCGAAAAACGCATTGAGCAATACACAGCCACGATGCAGCATGTCAGATCCGAATACGAAAAGCTCCCCAGCCTGGAAGAGGAAAGTCGTCTTTACAAAGAATTCGAGCAGCATTGGGATCTCTACATGAAAGAACACGTCACGGTCATGGCCTTGTCCCGCGACATGCAGACCCAAGAGGCGATCAAGGCCATGCGCGGGGCATCGCGAACCGAATACTACGCGGCCAAGGAGGCTCTGGACAAGATCATCCAGATCCAGAAGAGCGCTTCCGACGCCGCCAGCGCCGAAGGCGACGCGATTTACGCCCACTCCCGCACATCCATCATCGTCGCCAATGTCGCCGCCATCATTGCCGGATTCCTGCTGGCTTTTCTCGTGGCCCGGATCATCACCCGCCAGCTGGGCACGGAACCCGGCGTCATCGCGTCCGTCGCGGACCGGGTCGCCGGCGGCGACCTGACCGTCTCCTTTGGCGACACCGCGCGCCACATCGGCGTCTACGCGGACATCAAGCGCATGTGCGAACGCCTGCGCGAAATCGTGGCCGAGGTACAGAGCGCCTCTGAAAACGTGGCCTCGGGGTCGGAGGAAATGAGCGCTTCGGCCGAGCAGCTTTCACAGGGCTCAACGGAACAGGCTGCTTCCGTCGAGGAAGTGTCCTCCAGCATGGAGCAGATGGCCTCCAATATCCGGCAAAACGCCGACAATGCCGCGCAGACGGAAAAGATCGCTCTCAAGGCGGCCCAGGACGCCGACGTGAGCGGCAGGACAGTGGTCCAGGCCGTGGACGCCATGAAGAAGATCGCTGAAAAGATCTCCATCGTCGAGGAGATTGCCCGCCAGACCAACCTTCTGGCCCTTAACGCCGCCATCGAGGCCGCCCGCGCCGGCGAGCACGGCAAGGGCTTCGCCGTGGTCGCGGCGGAAGTGCGCAAGCTGGCCGAGCGTAGCGGCTCGGCCGCGGCCGAGATCAGCGACCTGTCCTCTTCCACGGTGACCGTGGCCGACCAGGCCGGGCAGATGCTGGTCAAGCTCGTCCCGGACATCCAGCGCACGGCCGAACTCGTGCAGGAAATCTCGGCCGCCTCCAACGAGCAGAACGCGGGCGCGGAACAGATCAACAAGGCCCTGCAGCAGCTCGACCAGGTCATTCAGCAGAACGCCTCGGCCTCCGAGGAGATGGCCTCCACATCCGAAGAGCTGTCCAGCCAGGCTGAACAGCTGCAAAGCACCATCGGCTTCTTCCGGCTCGGCACGGGCAGTGCCAAGGTCGTCCGCCAGGCCCCTCGCCGGAGCACCCCTCAGACTGCCCGCAAAGCCCCCAAGGCACTGGTCGCCAGAACCCCTGCCAGCGGTCTGGCCCTGGACATGGGCCGCGATGACGAAGACGACGAATTCGAACGCTTCTAA
- a CDS encoding methyl-accepting chemotaxis protein, with protein sequence MTLRIKLLSIAIIAIIGFLCVFLVNEYGAHRKDKAALLLEEATDVQIGMLEARRSEKDFLARKDMKYATIVSETTARILDELDHVSAEPALRDKAAVIKGLMNEYLTHFSTVVQNEQLLGLNENEGLTGELRSSIHEVEELISERNNDSLNARILMLRRMEKDFMLRGDIAYVKSFQNEMLRMRTLTGDVLADDPQTMQIVSEHLSTYEKAFTTYAKEVEAMKETQEQFRDIIRQTEPLIEELAATTHQLIEDQQKSIRRFTIIGVLIFSTLTLGVIALVMRSITAPLNHLAAQSLKVAQGDYTVSISYKVKDPIGHLADSMNTMIERTKAMLAEITAATQTLAASSSELSTISGQMTAGAGQTASMAATVNTSAEEVSASMNSVSAAMEQATSNMGTVAAAAEEMSATIQEIAQNSERARSTTSSAVDKARETSGKVNELGLAAKEISTVTATIAAISSQTNLLALNATIEAARAGESGRGFAVVANEIKELAQQTARATEDIREKITDVQEVTAGTVHEIQEITGLIHEMNDIIGAIATAVEEQSVTTRDIAENVGQASAGITEINESVASSSAMTNSINADIAQVRMASDEMSVSSRTVQESSTELSQLAERLADLVSRFKI encoded by the coding sequence ATGACCCTTCGCATCAAACTCTTATCCATCGCCATCATCGCCATCATCGGTTTTTTGTGTGTCTTCCTCGTCAACGAGTACGGGGCGCACAGAAAGGACAAGGCGGCCCTGCTGCTCGAAGAAGCCACGGACGTGCAAATCGGGATGCTGGAGGCGCGCAGATCGGAAAAGGATTTCTTGGCCCGAAAAGACATGAAATACGCGACAATCGTCTCCGAGACGACGGCAAGAATCCTGGACGAGCTTGACCATGTTAGCGCGGAACCGGCCCTGCGCGACAAGGCTGCCGTCATCAAGGGATTGATGAACGAATACCTGACCCATTTCTCAACGGTCGTCCAAAACGAACAGTTGCTGGGCCTGAACGAAAACGAAGGTCTGACCGGCGAATTGCGGTCAAGCATACACGAAGTCGAAGAACTCATATCCGAGCGCAATAATGACTCTTTGAACGCAAGAATACTCATGCTGCGTCGGATGGAAAAGGATTTCATGCTGCGAGGTGACATTGCGTATGTAAAGTCTTTCCAAAATGAAATGCTGCGCATGCGTACCCTGACAGGAGATGTCCTGGCAGATGACCCGCAAACCATGCAGATTGTCAGCGAACATTTATCGACATACGAAAAAGCATTCACGACATACGCCAAAGAAGTGGAGGCCATGAAGGAAACGCAGGAGCAGTTCCGGGATATTATCAGACAAACGGAACCGCTTATCGAGGAGCTTGCCGCGACAACGCATCAACTCATCGAAGATCAGCAAAAATCCATCCGCCGGTTCACCATTATCGGAGTGCTGATCTTTTCGACCCTGACGCTGGGAGTCATCGCTCTGGTGATGCGTTCCATCACGGCGCCCCTGAATCATCTGGCCGCCCAGAGCCTGAAAGTCGCCCAAGGGGACTACACGGTGTCCATCTCCTACAAGGTCAAGGACCCCATCGGGCATCTGGCGGATTCCATGAACACCATGATCGAGCGCACCAAGGCCATGCTCGCGGAGATTACCGCCGCCACCCAGACCTTGGCCGCATCCTCATCCGAACTCTCCACCATTTCGGGGCAGATGACGGCAGGCGCCGGCCAGACCGCTTCCATGGCCGCCACGGTCAACACATCCGCCGAAGAGGTCAGCGCAAGCATGAACTCTGTTTCCGCGGCCATGGAGCAGGCCACCAGCAATATGGGCACTGTGGCCGCGGCCGCCGAGGAAATGTCCGCCACCATCCAGGAAATCGCCCAGAACTCCGAACGCGCCAGATCCACGACATCCAGCGCCGTCGACAAGGCCCGGGAAACCTCCGGAAAAGTCAACGAACTGGGCCTGGCGGCCAAGGAAATTTCCACCGTCACCGCAACCATCGCGGCCATTTCCTCCCAGACCAATCTGCTGGCCCTGAACGCCACCATCGAGGCGGCCAGGGCGGGAGAATCAGGACGCGGATTCGCGGTTGTCGCCAACGAGATCAAGGAGTTGGCTCAGCAGACGGCCCGCGCCACTGAGGACATCCGCGAAAAGATCACGGACGTTCAAGAGGTTACCGCCGGAACCGTGCATGAAATCCAAGAGATCACAGGGCTCATCCACGAGATGAACGACATCATCGGCGCCATCGCCACGGCGGTCGAGGAGCAGTCCGTAACCACCCGCGACATCGCCGAAAATGTGGGCCAGGCCTCGGCGGGCATTACGGAAATAAATGAAAGCGTCGCGTCGAGCTCTGCCATGACCAATTCCATCAACGCCGACATCGCACAAGTCCGCATGGCATCCGACGAGATGAGCGTCAGCAGCCGCACCGTGCAGGAAAGCTCCACGGAGTTGTCGCAACTGGCGGAGCGACTGGCGGATCTTGTCTCACGATTCAAAATATAA
- a CDS encoding HD domain-containing phosphohydrolase codes for MVTSIHTQIPTVLLIDDERMYRLIVGDYLRDSGYAVLEAESAAEGMRIFENVQPDIVITDLRMPGGNGNQVVTRLQNIAPETPVIIISGTANLEEALGTLREGACDFIPKPVREMDRIKQAIDAAMNKVRLNQESRFIKRALEEEIAQRTCELRELNAQLKHALESTVNALGVIVAQKDPYTAGHNERVARIAMALGHSMGLAQNRIETLRVAGNLHDIGKISVPEEILNKPDRLTPEEYEQVKIHPETGFDILKDIPFNGPVAEIVLQHHERYNGTGYPRGLKRDEALLEARILSVADIYEALTSDRPYRQAIPHDQAMAHIIREAGNQVCPLCACAFVAANKSGALLAIAENASPGQRPDCGAKLP; via the coding sequence GTGGTCACATCAATTCACACCCAAATACCTACAGTCCTGCTCATCGACGACGAGCGGATGTACCGCCTGATCGTAGGCGATTACCTCCGCGACAGCGGGTACGCAGTTCTCGAAGCGGAATCCGCGGCCGAGGGCATGCGCATCTTCGAGAACGTCCAGCCGGATATCGTCATTACCGACCTGCGCATGCCGGGAGGCAACGGGAACCAGGTCGTCACGCGCCTGCAGAATATAGCACCCGAAACTCCGGTCATCATCATTTCCGGAACAGCCAATCTGGAAGAGGCGCTCGGCACGCTACGCGAGGGAGCCTGCGATTTCATCCCCAAGCCGGTTCGGGAGATGGACCGCATCAAACAGGCCATCGACGCGGCCATGAACAAGGTGCGCCTGAACCAGGAGAGCCGGTTCATCAAGCGCGCCCTGGAAGAAGAGATCGCGCAGCGGACGTGCGAGTTGCGGGAACTCAACGCGCAGCTCAAGCACGCCCTTGAATCCACGGTCAACGCCCTTGGCGTCATCGTGGCCCAGAAGGACCCCTACACCGCCGGACACAACGAGCGCGTGGCGCGCATCGCCATGGCCCTGGGACATTCCATGGGCCTGGCCCAGAATCGCATCGAAACGCTGCGCGTTGCCGGGAACCTGCACGACATCGGCAAGATCAGCGTCCCGGAAGAAATTCTGAACAAACCGGACAGACTCACTCCGGAAGAGTACGAACAGGTCAAGATCCACCCGGAAACAGGGTTCGATATCCTCAAGGACATCCCCTTCAACGGGCCGGTGGCCGAAATCGTGCTCCAACACCATGAACGCTACAACGGCACGGGCTATCCGCGCGGACTCAAGCGCGACGAGGCCCTGCTCGAAGCGCGCATCCTCTCCGTGGCGGACATCTACGAAGCGCTCACCTCGGACCGACCCTACCGGCAAGCCATTCCCCACGATCAGGCCATGGCCCACATCATCCGCGAAGCCGGAAACCAGGTCTGCCCCCTTTGCGCATGCGCGTTCGTAGCCGCCAACAAATCCGGGGCGCTGCTCGCCATCGCCGAAAACGCCTCTCCCGGACAACGTCCTGACTGCGGAGCCAAGCTCCCGTGA
- a CDS encoding chemotaxis protein CheW has translation MNDNTILQYLTFGLGDEVFALETGCVREVIELVPVTRIPKTPPFMRGVINLRGHAVPVVDLRIKFDLPQVEDTVNTCIIIVDVEIEGEKCHMGAIVDSVLEVFEMANDQITPPPRMGTAIRPDFIRGMGKQGDEFIMILDIGKVFSPEELSLLSNAETDDADA, from the coding sequence ATGAACGACAACACCATTCTGCAATACCTGACCTTCGGCCTGGGTGACGAGGTTTTCGCCCTGGAAACGGGTTGTGTGCGCGAAGTCATCGAACTCGTGCCCGTGACCCGCATTCCCAAGACTCCTCCCTTCATGCGCGGGGTCATCAACCTGCGCGGCCACGCCGTGCCCGTAGTGGACCTGCGCATCAAGTTCGACCTGCCGCAGGTCGAGGACACGGTGAACACCTGCATCATCATCGTGGATGTGGAGATCGAGGGCGAGAAGTGCCACATGGGCGCCATCGTGGACTCCGTGCTCGAAGTCTTCGAGATGGCAAACGACCAGATAACCCCGCCACCGCGCATGGGCACGGCCATCCGCCCGGATTTCATCCGCGGCATGGGCAAGCAGGGCGACGAGTTCATCATGATCCTCGACATCGGCAAGGTCTTCTCCCCCGAGGAGCTTTCCCTGCTGAGCAATGCCGAGACCGATGACGCGGATGCCTGA